The following coding sequences lie in one Myxosarcina sp. GI1 genomic window:
- a CDS encoding ATP-binding domain-containing protein has protein sequence LSDYNIAIIDEFSMVNRDNFQEIVTAARSSILTKVVFVGDEAQLPPVKEKEPIVATSKVINQSATLIKVVRYDGELACVAEAIRSNPEYSRVIYPLTTTGDQSILCLRXVEWRERALALFKTEEYKLNPDYVRFLAWRNRTVDSLNKFVRSKLWGEDAPPFVPGDRLIAKKPLFRPRPGGKGKNKWRILINNSEEAQVIEPAQLTELVFRKQTYQYWQVRVQPEASKSQTLNILHESCLHSYAEQIKYLASKKQWSYYFDLSRMFDDVAYAYALTIHKAQGSTINYVFLDVRDLRSSSDRQKLLYTALTRTKKQVLIYQ, from the coding sequence ATTTATCTGACTATAACATTGCCATCATTGACGAATTTTCAATGGTGAATCGAGACAACTTCCAAGAAATAGTGACGGCGGCTCGTAGCTCGATTTTGACTAAAGTAGTGTTTGTTGGAGATGAGGCACAACTGCCACCAGTCAAAGAAAAAGAGCCAATTGTAGCCACTTCCAAGGTAATTAATCAAAGTGCTACTTTAATTAAAGTAGTTCGCTATGATGGGGAGCTTGCCTGTGTAGCTGAAGCCATTAGAAGCAATCCTGAATATAGTCGGGTTATTTATCCTTTGACTACTACGGGCGACCAAAGCATTCTTTGTCTTCGGCAWGTTGAATGGAGAGAAAGAGCGTTGGCGTTATTTAAGACTGAAGAATACAAGCTCAATCCCGACTATGTAAGGTTTCTAGCYTGGAGAAATCGCACRGTAGACTCGTTGAATAAATTCGTCCGTAGTAAATTATGGGGTGAAGATGCACCACCATTTGTACCAGGCGATCGTTTAATCGCCAAAAAACCTTTGTTTAGACCCAGACCAGGGGGAAAAGGGAAAAACAAATGGCGTATTTTAATTAATAATTCTGAGGAAGCTCAAGTTATAGAACCTGCTCAGCTAACAGAGTTAGTATTTCGGAAGCAGACTTATCAATATTGGCAAGTTAGAGTTCAGCCTGAAGCTAGTAAATCTCAAACCCTAAATATTCTGCATGAGAGTTGTCTTCATTCTTATGCAGAACAGATTAAATATCTTGCCAGTAAAAAGCAATGGTCTTACTACTTCGATTTATCGAGAATGTTTGATGATGTTGCCTATGCCTATGCTTTAACTATTCACAAAGCTCAAGGCAGCACCATTAATTATGTGTTCTTGGATGTTCGAGATCTGCGTAGTAGTAGCGATCGCCAAAAGCTCTTGTATACCGCTTTGACCCGCACCAAGAAACAGGTTTTAATTTATCAATAG
- the metH gene encoding methionine synthase — MNSLFLNRLKSPQCPVLVLDGAMGTNLQVQNLTATDFGGAEYEGCNEYLVHTKPEAVEKVHRGFLEAGADVIETDTFGGTSIVLAEYDLADKAYYLNKTAAEIAKKVAKKYSTPDKPRFVAGSMGPGTKLPTLGHIDFDTLRNAYVEQAEGLYDGGVDLLLVETCQDVLQIKAALNAIEEVFEKKGSRLPLMVSVTMEQMGTMLVGTEMDAALAILERYPIDILGLNCATGPDLMKDHIKYLSEHSPFIVSCVPNAGLPENVGGQAHYKLTPLELRMALMHFVEDLGVQIVGGCCGTRFDHIQALAEMTNDLKPKERHPYYEPSAASIYSTQPYIQDNSFLIVGERLNASGSKKCRELLNEEDWDSLVSLAKSQVKEGAHVLDVNVDYVGRDGERDMHELVSRLVNNVTLPLMLDSTEWTKMEAGLKVAGGKCILNSTNYEDGEERFRQVLDLAKKYGAGVVVGTIDEDGMGRTADKKFEIAKRAYNAATAYGIPSHEIFFDPLALPVSTGIEEDRENGKATVEAIQSIREELPGCHILLGVSNVSFGLNPAARQVLNSVFLHECMQVGLDAAIVSASKILPLAKIDEGHKKICLDLIYDRRQFDGEACTYDPLGELTTLFAGKKTKKAEAVNKNLPIEERLKQHIIDGERIGLDEALDEAMQKYPPLDIVNTFLLDGMKVVGELFGSGQMQLPFVLQSAQTMKAAVAHLEPYMDKEESDSSGKGKFVIATVKGDVHDIGKNLVDIILSNNGYKVINLGIKQPVENIIQAYEEHQPDCIAMSGLLVKSTAFMKDNLETFNEKGITIPVILGGAALTPKFVHQDCQNVYKGKVVYGKDAFADLHFMDKLMPAKADSNWDDIKGFLDETDSGNGNSPIASTEEQPFAGENKDKIFVDEASKKEEPKVIDTKRSEAIALDIERPTPPFWGTKILNPEDIPFEEVFPYLDLQALFVGQWQFRKKKEQSREEYDKFLADTVHPILEEWKQKVVKENLLQLTVIYGYFPCNAEGNTLHIYEPTDKGFVKPVTSFEFPRQSSGKRLCIADFFATKNSEHIDVFPMQAVTVGEIATEYAQKLFKDDKYTEYLYYHGMAVQMAEALAEWTHARIRKELGFAAEESDNIRDILQQRYRGSRYSFGYPACPNIQDQYKQLDLLDTKRIGMYMDESEQLYPEQSTTAIVAYHPVARYFSA, encoded by the coding sequence ATGAACAGTCTCTTTCTCAATCGTCTTAAAAGTCCCCAATGTCCCGTACTCGTCTTAGATGGCGCGATGGGAACCAACTTACAGGTACAAAACCTTACCGCAACCGATTTTGGTGGTGCGGAATACGAAGGATGTAATGAATATTTAGTGCATACCAAACCAGAGGCGGTGGAGAAGGTACACCGAGGTTTTTTAGAAGCTGGTGCGGATGTAATTGAAACCGATACTTTTGGCGGGACATCGATAGTTTTAGCCGAGTACGATTTAGCAGACAAGGCTTACTATCTTAATAAAACCGCTGCGGAAATAGCCAAAAAAGTTGCTAAAAAATACTCTACACCCGATAAGCCGCGCTTTGTGGCTGGTTCGATGGGACCTGGTACTAAATTACCCACTTTGGGACATATAGACTTCGATACGTTACGCAATGCTTATGTCGAACAAGCAGAAGGTTTATATGACGGCGGTGTAGATTTGCTGCTGGTAGAAACCTGTCAGGATGTGTTACAGATTAAGGCAGCATTAAATGCCATAGAAGAGGTATTTGAGAAAAAAGGTAGCAGACTTCCCTTAATGGTTTCGGTGACGATGGAACAGATGGGGACAATGCTAGTCGGTACGGAAATGGACGCGGCATTGGCAATATTAGAACGCTATCCTATCGATATTTTGGGTCTAAACTGCGCTACGGGACCCGATTTAATGAAAGATCATATTAAGTATTTGTCGGAACATTCGCCGTTTATTGTTTCTTGCGTACCCAATGCAGGTTTGCCCGAAAATGTCGGCGGACAGGCACACTATAAGCTTACACCGTTGGAACTACGCATGGCGTTAATGCACTTCGTCGAAGATTTGGGAGTGCAGATAGTAGGCGGCTGCTGTGGTACTCGCTTCGATCACATTCAAGCTTTGGCGGAGATGACTAACGATTTAAAACCCAAAGAACGTCATCCCTATTACGAACCTTCTGCTGCATCTATCTACAGTACGCAACCATATATCCAAGACAATTCTTTCCTAATCGTCGGCGAAAGATTAAACGCCAGTGGTTCTAAAAAATGTCGAGAATTACTTAATGAAGAAGATTGGGATAGCTTGGTTTCTCTAGCCAAATCTCAGGTAAAAGAAGGCGCACACGTCCTCGATGTCAACGTAGACTATGTAGGCAGAGATGGCGAACGGGATATGCACGAACTGGTATCCCGTCTGGTGAATAACGTCACTCTTCCCCTCATGCTTGACTCTACCGAATGGACAAAGATGGAGGCTGGGTTAAAGGTTGCGGGTGGTAAGTGTATCCTCAACTCCACTAACTATGAAGATGGCGAAGAAAGATTCCGTCAGGTTTTGGACTTAGCTAAAAAATACGGCGCGGGAGTAGTTGTCGGTACTATTGATGAAGATGGTATGGGACGGACTGCGGACAAAAAATTTGAGATTGCCAAACGCGCTTACAATGCCGCAACAGCCTATGGTATTCCTTCTCATGAAATCTTTTTCGATCCTTTGGCTTTACCCGTTTCTACTGGGATCGAAGAAGATAGAGAAAACGGTAAGGCAACCGTAGAAGCAATTCAAAGCATTAGGGAAGAACTACCAGGGTGTCATATTTTACTTGGTGTTTCTAACGTTTCCTTTGGTTTAAATCCTGCTGCTAGACAGGTATTAAACTCCGTCTTTTTACATGAATGTATGCAGGTAGGTTTAGATGCGGCTATTGTCAGCGCGAGTAAAATTTTACCTCTGGCTAAAATCGATGAAGGGCACAAAAAGATTTGTTTGGATTTAATTTACGATAGACGGCAATTTGACGGCGAGGCTTGCACTTACGATCCTTTAGGGGAACTGACAACTTTATTTGCAGGTAAGAAAACTAAAAAAGCCGAAGCCGTAAATAAAAACCTACCTATTGAAGAACGCCTTAAACAACACATTATCGACGGCGAACGCATTGGTTTGGATGAAGCCTTAGACGAGGCGATGCAAAAATATCCACCATTGGATATTGTCAATACTTTCTTGTTAGACGGCATGAAAGTAGTGGGCGAACTCTTTGGTTCGGGACAGATGCAGCTTCCCTTTGTGCTTCAGTCAGCACAGACAATGAAGGCGGCGGTAGCGCATTTAGAACCATACATGGATAAAGAAGAATCCGACAGTAGCGGTAAGGGTAAATTTGTCATCGCTACGGTTAAAGGAGACGTTCACGACATTGGTAAAAACTTAGTCGATATTATCCTGTCTAATAACGGCTACAAGGTAATCAATCTCGGCATCAAACAACCAGTAGAAAATATTATTCAAGCTTACGAAGAACATCAGCCAGACTGCATTGCTATGAGTGGTTTGTTGGTAAAATCTACCGCTTTTATGAAAGATAATCTGGAAACTTTTAATGAAAAAGGTATTACCATTCCCGTTATCTTAGGTGGTGCGGCATTAACACCTAAGTTTGTCCATCAGGATTGTCAAAACGTCTATAAAGGTAAAGTAGTTTACGGTAAAGATGCTTTTGCAGATTTGCATTTTATGGATAAATTAATGCCTGCCAAAGCCGATAGTAATTGGGACGATATTAAAGGGTTTTTAGACGAAACTGATTCAGGTAACGGCAATTCTCCAATCGCATCCACAGAAGAACAACCTTTTGCTGGAGAAAATAAAGATAAAATTTTCGTTGACGAAGCAAGTAAAAAGGAAGAACCAAAAGTTATCGACACCAAACGTTCGGAAGCAATAGCTTTAGATATAGAACGTCCCACCCCTCCTTTCTGGGGTACGAAAATATTAAACCCAGAAGATATACCCTTTGAAGAAGTTTTTCCCTATCTGGATTTGCAGGCTTTATTTGTCGGACAGTGGCAATTCCGCAAGAAAAAAGAACAGTCTAGGGAAGAATACGATAAGTTTTTAGCTGATACCGTTCATCCAATTTTAGAAGAATGGAAACAAAAGGTTGTCAAAGAAAATTTATTACAGCTAACGGTAATATATGGTTACTTTCCCTGTAACGCCGAAGGTAACACCCTGCACATTTACGAACCAACCGATAAAGGATTTGTCAAACCAGTAACCTCGTTTGAATTTCCCCGTCAGTCTTCTGGTAAACGCCTCTGTATTGCCGATTTCTTTGCTACTAAAAATTCCGAACATATCGATGTCTTCCCCATGCAGGCGGTAACGGTAGGAGAAATCGCCACCGAATACGCCCAAAAGCTATTTAAAGACGACAAATACACTGAATACCTCTACTATCACGGCATGGCAGTACAAATGGCAGAAGCTTTGGCTGAATGGACACACGCCAGAATTCGTAAAGAGTTGGGCTTTGCAGCAGAAGAATCGGATAATATCCGCGATATCTTACAGCAACGCTATCGTGGTTCGCGCTACAGCTTTGGCTATCCCGCCTGTCCCAACATTCAGGATCAGTACAAGCAACTAGATTTACTCGATACCAAACGAATTGGTATGTATATGGACGAAAGCGAACAACTCTATCCCGAACAGTCTACCACTGCGATCGTGGCTTATCATCCTGTGGCTAGGTATTTTAGTGCTTAG
- a CDS encoding HigA family addiction module antitoxin: MTQRDFPPIHPGEILLEDFLKPMNISQYYVAQSIKVPPRRINEIVHGKRSITADTALRLGHFFGMEAEFWMNLQTRYDLEVAREQLSERLYQEVKVHSA; encoded by the coding sequence ATGACTCAACGTGATTTTCCGCCGATACATCCTGGTGAAATCTTATTAGAAGATTTTTTGAAGCCGATGAATATTAGTCAGTATTATGTTGCCCAATCTATTAAAGTGCCCCCACGCCGAATTAATGAGATTGTTCATGGCAAAAGAAGTATTACAGCAGATACCGCTTTGCGACTAGGACACTTTTTTGGCATGGAAGCAGAATTTTGGATGAATCTACAAACAAGATACGATCTAGAAGTAGCGCGAGAACAACTATCTGAGCGATTGTACCAAGAAGTAAAAGTGCATTCAGCTTAG
- a CDS encoding type II toxin-antitoxin system RelE/ParE family toxin, which yields MISSFRCKETEKIFNGRFSRKLPQDIQRIAARKLEQISAASVLDTLRIPPGNRLEALSGDRQGQHSIRINNQWRICFVWRDGNAFDVEIVDYH from the coding sequence ATGATTTCTTCGTTTAGGTGTAAAGAAACCGAAAAAATTTTTAACGGTCGATTCAGTCGCAAGTTACCCCAGGATATTCAAAGAATAGCTGCTCGTAAGCTAGAACAAATAAGTGCAGCAAGTGTTCTTGATACTTTGCGTATACCACCTGGTAATAGGCTTGAGGCATTGAGTGGCGATCGCCAAGGACAGCATAGTATTCGGATTAACAATCAATGGCGAATATGTTTTGTTTGGCGTGATGGTAATGCCTTTGACGTTGAAATAGTTGACTATCATTAA
- a CDS encoding universal stress protein: MFQTILFAIDITREARSAAEVVADLVKIHNSKLVILSVVETSAEGVMSSTEQVAKLLTSAKSFLSDRGINAETIEKEGMPPFVICDVADEINADLIVMGCRGLGLVEDSASDSVTIRVINLAPCPVLVVP, translated from the coding sequence ATGTTCCAAACTATTTTATTTGCCATTGATATTACTAGAGAAGCCAGAAGTGCTGCTGAAGTTGTCGCAGATTTGGTTAAAATCCACAACAGTAAATTGGTCATACTATCGGTAGTGGAAACCTCTGCCGAAGGTGTCATGAGTTCCACCGAACAAGTTGCTAAATTACTTACTTCTGCTAAGAGTTTTTTGAGCGATCGCGGAATTAACGCCGAAACTATCGAAAAAGAAGGTATGCCACCATTTGTTATTTGTGATGTGGCTGATGAAATTAATGCCGATTTAATTGTAATGGGTTGTCGGGGTTTGGGGTTAGTAGAAGATTCTGCCTCAGACAGTGTGACTATTCGGGTAATTAATCTCGCACCATGTCCTGTTTTAGTTGTTCCTTAA
- a CDS encoding urease subunit gamma, whose protein sequence is MYLTPKEMERLTIFTAAEIARRRKAKGIKLNVPEAIAYITDTVVEGAREDKTVAQLMSEGANLLTTDDVLPGVAELIPLIQVEAHFLDGTKLISIHNPIRSP, encoded by the coding sequence GTGTATCTGACACCAAAAGAAATGGAACGCCTGACAATCTTTACTGCTGCTGAAATTGCGCGTCGTCGTAAAGCAAAAGGGATTAAATTGAACGTTCCAGAAGCGATCGCTTACATCACCGATACGGTAGTAGAAGGAGCGAGAGAAGATAAGACAGTAGCTCAGTTAATGAGTGAAGGAGCAAATTTATTAACAACCGATGATGTTTTGCCAGGAGTAGCCGAACTAATTCCTTTAATTCAAGTAGAGGCTCATTTTCTCGATGGCACAAAATTAATTAGCATTCATAATCCCATCAGATCTCCATAA
- the ureB gene encoding urease subunit beta, whose protein sequence is MIPGQIFFADNEIEINAGRDKKTIAVANTGDRPIQVGSHFHFFEVNRALQFDRATAFGFRLDIPSGTSVRFEPGDTKEVSLVAIGGNRKVRGLNNLTNATLDNSQHKDAAIAKAEELGYIS, encoded by the coding sequence ATGATTCCAGGACAGATATTTTTTGCCGATAATGAAATTGAGATTAACGCAGGTAGAGACAAAAAAACTATAGCAGTAGCTAATACAGGCGATCGTCCGATTCAGGTAGGCTCTCATTTTCATTTTTTTGAAGTCAATCGCGCTCTTCAATTCGATCGCGCTACTGCTTTTGGTTTTCGTTTAGATATTCCTTCTGGTACGTCGGTGCGCTTTGAGCCTGGAGATACCAAAGAGGTTAGCTTAGTGGCAATTGGAGGTAACAGAAAAGTTAGAGGACTTAATAACTTAACTAACGCCACATTAGATAATTCTCAACATAAAGATGCTGCGATCGCCAAAGCTGAAGAATTGGGTTATATATCATAA
- the ureC gene encoding urease subunit alpha — protein sequence MRINRERYGELFGPTTGDRLRLGDTSIIIEIEADTGVYGDECVFGGGKTLRDGLGLAPGVTAAEGALDLVLTNVIIMDAVLGIIKTDLGIKDGKIVGIGKAGNPDIMDGVTPNLIVSANTDVRSAEGLIATAGGIDGHVHFDSAGLCAEALSSGITTMIGGGLGPVTVGICSGGARNLGIMLQATESFPINFGFLGKGSSSLPASLNEQIEGGAIGLKIHEDWGAMPPAIDTCLRVADEYDFQVQLHTDTLNESGYVEDTLAAIAGRTIHMYHTEGAGGGHAPDIIKVAAYPHCLPSSTNPTNPYTVNTFDEHLDMVMVCHHLNPRVPEDIAFAESRIRAETIAAEDILHDMGAISMMGSDSQGMGRIAETICRTWQLASKMKDQRGALPEDSDRNDNQRALRYLAKYTINPARTYGIDKYVGSLESGKIADIVLWQPGYFGIKPELIIKGGFIAWSPMGESNASLMTCEPIIYRPQWSSFGIAPQATSCCFMTQAAIDKGLPDKLGLRKPALPVSGTRTLSKIDLTYNNICPDIEVDPDTFQVKVDGELAMCQPVDRVPLGRLYMFR from the coding sequence ATGAGAATCAACCGCGAGCGTTACGGAGAACTATTCGGTCCGACGACAGGCGATCGCCTACGTTTGGGAGATACTTCGATAATTATTGAAATAGAAGCCGATACGGGGGTTTATGGCGATGAATGCGTCTTTGGTGGTGGTAAAACGCTGCGGGATGGTTTGGGTTTGGCACCAGGGGTTACGGCTGCTGAAGGAGCTTTGGATTTAGTCCTCACTAACGTCATTATCATGGATGCGGTTTTGGGAATTATCAAAACCGATTTGGGCATTAAAGACGGCAAAATTGTCGGCATTGGTAAAGCTGGCAATCCCGATATTATGGACGGAGTAACACCCAATTTGATTGTCAGTGCTAATACAGACGTGCGCTCGGCTGAAGGCTTAATTGCGACTGCTGGCGGTATCGACGGTCACGTTCACTTCGATAGTGCAGGATTGTGTGCCGAAGCTCTCTCTAGCGGTATTACTACCATGATTGGTGGCGGTTTGGGACCCGTGACCGTAGGAATTTGTTCCGGTGGCGCGAGAAATTTAGGAATCATGCTGCAAGCTACAGAAAGCTTTCCGATTAATTTTGGCTTTTTAGGCAAAGGAAGCTCTAGTCTACCCGCGAGTTTAAACGAACAAATAGAAGGCGGCGCGATCGGCTTAAAGATTCACGAAGATTGGGGAGCAATGCCTCCAGCGATCGATACCTGTCTGAGGGTAGCGGATGAATACGATTTTCAGGTACAGCTACATACCGATACTCTCAACGAATCTGGTTATGTAGAAGATACCCTGGCAGCGATCGCAGGTAGAACTATTCACATGTATCATACCGAAGGAGCGGGCGGCGGTCACGCACCAGACATTATTAAAGTTGCGGCATATCCTCACTGTCTGCCTTCTTCTACCAATCCTACCAATCCCTATACAGTTAATACTTTTGACGAACATCTAGATATGGTGATGGTCTGCCATCATTTAAACCCTAGAGTTCCCGAAGATATTGCCTTTGCCGAATCTCGGATTCGGGCTGAAACTATTGCTGCCGAAGACATTCTTCACGACATGGGTGCAATTTCGATGATGGGTTCGGACAGTCAGGGGATGGGACGCATTGCTGAAACTATTTGCCGCACCTGGCAACTAGCTTCTAAAATGAAAGACCAACGAGGCGCATTACCAGAAGACAGCGATAGGAACGACAACCAACGAGCCTTACGTTATTTAGCCAAATACACAATTAATCCCGCTCGCACCTACGGTATCGATAAATATGTCGGTTCTCTCGAATCAGGAAAAATAGCCGATATCGTCCTGTGGCAACCTGGATACTTTGGCATTAAGCCAGAATTGATTATTAAAGGCGGTTTTATTGCTTGGTCGCCTATGGGAGAGTCTAATGCTTCTTTGATGACCTGCGAACCAATTATTTATCGTCCGCAGTGGAGTAGTTTTGGTATTGCTCCTCAAGCTACTTCCTGTTGTTTTATGACTCAGGCGGCAATAGATAAAGGTTTACCCGATAAATTGGGCTTACGCAAACCAGCATTACCCGTAAGTGGTACTCGTACTCTATCTAAAATCGATCTAACGTACAATAATATTTGTCCCGATATTGAAGTCGATCCCGATACTTTTCAAGTAAAAGTCGATGGCGAGTTAGCAATGTGTCAACCTGTCGATCGCGTACCTTTAGGAAGATTGTACATGTTTCGGTAA
- a CDS encoding transposase, producing MPNHIHGILILDNSSNNNAIDGRRDKACLVSTVNHKTREIGRNRFQNQGKNTISSIVGGYKSAITKHSRRLGFDFCWQSRFHDHIIRDEQSYLRIAEYIIENPRNWREDCFY from the coding sequence ATGCCCAACCATATTCACGGAATTTTAATTTTGGATAATTCTAGTAACAACAACGCAATTGATGGACGTAGAGACAAGGCATGCCTTGTCTCTACCGTAAACCATAAAACCAGGGAAATTGGTCGCAATCGGTTTCAAAACCAGGGCAAAAATACCATTTCATCAATTGTTGGGGGATATAAATCAGCGATAACAAAACACTCACGGCGATTGGGATTTGATTTTTGTTGGCAATCTCGATTTCACGACCATATTATTCGAGACGAACAATCCTATTTACGAATTGCAGAATACATAATCGAAAATCCTCGTAATTGGCGTGAAGATTGTTTTTATTAA
- a CDS encoding GatB/YqeY domain-containing protein, whose protein sequence is MGLKEQIGEDIKSAMKAKDKLRLETVRGIKKAILEKEVSLRPQGQDSLTPEQEIELLAQQAKQRRDSIAQFQQAGREDLAEKESQELAIIETYLPKQVSDDELEAIVDQIIASVGASSPKDLGKVMGPAMKQLKGKADGKKIQALVKNKLA, encoded by the coding sequence ATGGGTCTTAAAGAACAAATTGGTGAAGATATTAAATCGGCAATGAAAGCCAAAGACAAACTGCGCTTAGAAACAGTTAGAGGCATTAAAAAAGCCATTTTAGAAAAAGAAGTCTCTCTGCGTCCTCAAGGACAAGACAGCTTAACTCCAGAACAAGAAATCGAACTATTAGCGCAACAGGCAAAACAGCGACGCGACTCGATCGCCCAATTCCAACAAGCAGGACGAGAAGACCTGGCAGAAAAAGAAAGCCAGGAACTAGCAATTATTGAAACCTATTTACCCAAACAGGTCAGCGATGACGAGTTAGAAGCGATCGTTGACCAAATTATTGCCTCAGTGGGTGCCTCGTCGCCAAAAGATCTGGGTAAAGTAATGGGACCTGCGATGAAACAGCTTAAAGGCAAAGCTGACGGTAAAAAAATACAGGCTTTAGTTAAGAACAAGCTGGCTTAA
- the dapF gene encoding diaminopimelate epimerase yields the protein MTIEFSKYQGLGNDFILVDNLHSVEPIITPEQAVKMCDRHFGIGADGVIFALPGREDADYTMRIYNSDGSEPEMCGNGIRCLAKFIAKLTGETNDNKAYKIYTLAGIITPKLTGNGEVTVDMGMPQLTAAKIPTTLVAEDEKVIDLSIAVGGRTWSVTCVSMGNPHCITFVEDSQAIALETIGPLFEHHQVFPQRTNTEFIEVVNSDYIKMRVWERGAGITLACGTGACASVVAGVLNNKCDRACKVELPGGCLQIEWSESDGRVYMTGPAIEVFTGKYL from the coding sequence ATGACAATTGAGTTTAGCAAATATCAAGGATTGGGTAATGATTTTATTTTGGTCGATAATTTGCACTCTGTCGAACCCATAATAACTCCAGAACAAGCCGTAAAAATGTGCGATCGCCATTTTGGTATTGGTGCCGACGGTGTTATTTTCGCGCTGCCAGGGCGAGAAGATGCTGATTACACCATGCGTATTTATAATTCTGACGGTTCGGAACCAGAAATGTGCGGCAATGGTATTCGCTGTCTGGCTAAATTTATTGCTAAATTGACAGGCGAAACCAACGATAACAAAGCTTACAAAATTTATACCCTCGCTGGCATAATTACGCCAAAACTAACTGGCAACGGTGAAGTTACAGTAGATATGGGTATGCCACAGCTAACAGCAGCCAAAATTCCTACTACTTTGGTTGCTGAAGATGAAAAAGTTATCGATCTTTCTATCGCTGTCGGCGGTCGCACCTGGTCTGTTACCTGTGTCAGTATGGGCAATCCCCACTGTATTACTTTTGTTGAAGATAGCCAGGCGATCGCTTTAGAAACTATTGGACCGCTATTCGAGCATCATCAGGTTTTTCCCCAACGTACAAATACGGAGTTTATTGAAGTTGTCAACTCGGACTATATAAAAATGCGCGTCTGGGAACGAGGGGCGGGAATCACTTTGGCTTGTGGTACTGGTGCTTGTGCTTCGGTAGTTGCAGGGGTACTCAATAATAAGTGCGATCGCGCCTGTAAAGTAGAACTTCCAGGGGGATGCTTGCAAATTGAGTGGTCTGAATCTGATGGACGAGTTTACATGACTGGTCCTGCAATTGAAGTATTTACTGGTAAATATCTATAA